The proteins below come from a single Candidatus Rokuibacteriota bacterium genomic window:
- a CDS encoding pyruvate ferredoxin oxidoreductase translates to MAVETKTPAAGKAASDDREMLISGSEACAEALTLADLDVVTAYPIRPYDTVMQAIAKKIANGQLVAEYIVAEGEHSQFEIVKHASTVGARVFCGSSGVGWMYAMECLTVTPPLRVPMVAMVGNRALDDPGAFGVEHNDALSVRDLGWMLIWVDTAQEMLDTTLLAYRIAEDRRVFLPCAISADGAFLTHSQTIVQVPTRAKVDKFLPPYNRGDLQLHPDNPITVAPQANEDWVIEIRRQNNEAMNRAYTVIEEAYADFRRIFGRGPENPWFEEYMTEDADVILMGMGTISLPFKVGIRNMRAKGMKVGLIRPRWFRPFPTEKLVAALQPAKAIGVIDRDYSFGSPFGSGVVANEIRAAMYNAEKRPPLLSFICGLGGREVTLEDVYKVTDLCFEAAKSGKSPLKTQWLGVRE, encoded by the coding sequence ATGGCAGTGGAGACGAAGACACCAGCGGCGGGCAAGGCGGCGTCCGATGACCGCGAGATGCTCATCTCGGGCAGCGAAGCCTGTGCCGAGGCCCTGACACTGGCAGATCTCGACGTGGTGACGGCCTACCCGATCCGTCCCTATGACACCGTCATGCAGGCCATCGCGAAGAAGATCGCCAACGGCCAGCTTGTGGCCGAGTACATCGTGGCCGAGGGCGAGCACAGCCAGTTCGAAATAGTCAAGCACGCGTCGACCGTGGGCGCGCGCGTCTTCTGCGGCTCCTCGGGCGTGGGCTGGATGTACGCCATGGAGTGCCTGACGGTGACGCCGCCGCTTCGCGTCCCCATGGTCGCCATGGTCGGGAACCGGGCGCTCGACGACCCGGGCGCCTTCGGCGTCGAGCACAACGACGCGCTCTCGGTGCGCGACCTGGGCTGGATGCTGATCTGGGTCGACACGGCGCAGGAGATGCTCGACACGACGCTCCTCGCCTACCGCATCGCCGAGGACCGGCGGGTCTTCCTGCCGTGCGCCATCTCGGCCGACGGCGCCTTTCTGACCCACTCGCAGACGATCGTGCAGGTGCCGACCAGGGCCAAGGTGGACAAGTTCCTGCCGCCCTACAACCGCGGCGACTTGCAGCTGCACCCGGACAACCCGATCACGGTTGCGCCCCAGGCCAACGAGGACTGGGTCATCGAGATCCGGCGCCAGAACAACGAGGCGATGAACCGCGCCTACACGGTGATCGAGGAGGCCTACGCGGATTTCCGCCGCATCTTCGGCCGCGGTCCCGAGAACCCGTGGTTCGAGGAGTACATGACCGAGGACGCCGACGTCATCCTGATGGGCATGGGCACGATCTCCCTGCCGTTCAAGGTGGGCATCCGCAACATGCGGGCCAAGGGGATGAAGGTGGGTCTCATCCGGCCGCGCTGGTTCCGGCCCTTCCCGACAGAGAAGCTGGTCGCCGCGCTCCAGCCGGCCAAGGCCATCGGCGTCATCGATCGCGACTACTCCTTCGGCTCGCCTTTCGGCTCGGGCGTGGTCGCCAACGAGATCCGGGCGGCGATGTACAACGCCGAGAAGCGGCCGCCGCTCCTGTCCTTCATCTGCGGCCTGGGCGGCCGCGAGGTGACGCTCGAAGACGTCTACAAGGTCACCGACCTCTGCTTCGAGGCGGCGAAGTCCGGCAAATCTCCCCTGAAGACGCAGTGGTTGGGCGTGAGAGAATAG
- a CDS encoding thiamine pyrophosphate-dependent enzyme → MTETFTNATQILEPFRGVKKVTLEEYFTSGHRTCQGCESALVMKLMVKAAGPRTIVLGATGCMYVANTTYYTTPWVVPWMHTQLGSSGSAALGTAAGLKALMKKGKMKAEPINVIAFCGDGGGADMGLGAISATLTHKEYNSLILMYDNESYANTDIQASGSTPYGANTTFSPPGSVKRLMHTRWKKNMAGMLAAGHPECRYVATVDASYAVEMMNKVRKALSIGGPTFIHSLDPCPKGWDYDPMLSHELGELAVETGVFPLYEVEDGVVRHYGKSKAIAEGRPRKPVREYLLKQGRFAHFLEEDIEYFQAKVDEMWNKWEIPGVIPFWKEGRPR, encoded by the coding sequence ATGACCGAAACGTTCACGAACGCGACGCAGATCCTCGAGCCTTTCCGGGGGGTTAAGAAGGTTACCCTCGAAGAGTACTTTACGTCGGGCCACCGCACCTGCCAGGGGTGCGAGTCGGCGCTGGTGATGAAGCTCATGGTCAAGGCGGCGGGGCCGCGGACCATCGTCCTTGGCGCGACGGGTTGCATGTATGTCGCCAACACGACGTACTACACGACTCCGTGGGTGGTGCCGTGGATGCACACGCAGCTCGGTTCCTCGGGCTCGGCGGCGCTCGGCACGGCCGCAGGGCTCAAGGCGCTCATGAAGAAGGGCAAGATGAAGGCCGAGCCCATCAACGTCATCGCCTTCTGCGGCGACGGCGGCGGGGCGGACATGGGCCTGGGGGCGATCTCCGCGACCCTGACCCACAAGGAGTACAACTCGCTCATCCTGATGTACGACAACGAGTCCTACGCCAACACGGACATCCAGGCCTCGGGCTCTACGCCGTACGGCGCCAACACCACGTTCAGCCCGCCCGGCTCGGTCAAGCGGCTGATGCACACCCGATGGAAGAAGAACATGGCGGGTATGCTGGCGGCCGGCCACCCCGAGTGCCGCTACGTCGCCACGGTGGACGCCTCGTACGCCGTCGAGATGATGAACAAGGTCAGGAAGGCCCTCTCCATCGGCGGGCCGACCTTCATCCACTCCCTCGACCCGTGCCCGAAGGGCTGGGACTACGACCCCATGCTCTCCCACGAGCTCGGCGAGCTGGCCGTCGAGACCGGCGTCTTCCCGCTCTACGAGGTCGAGGACGGCGTGGTCCGCCACTACGGCAAGTCCAAGGCCATCGCCGAGGGACGGCCGCGCAAGCCGGTGCGGGAATATCTCCTCAAGCAGGGCCGGTTCGCCCACTTCCTCGAGGAAGACATCGAGTACTTCCAGGCCAAGGTGGACGAGATGTGGAACAAGTGGGAAATCCCGGGCGTGATCCCTTTCTGGAAGGAAGGCCGCCCGCGGTAG
- a CDS encoding tripartite tricarboxylate transporter substrate-binding protein produces MTRQWRPFTGLVLASVLIAGAPCVAQAAWEPTKPIEFVVPAGTGGGADQMARLIAGLAEKHKLSPRPLIVVNKSGGAGAEGFLHVKGKKGDAHTIIITLSNLFTTPLHTGVPFNWKDLTPITRMALDEFILWVNAETPYKTAKEYLGAVKERSGGDNRMKMAGTGTAQEDQIITIQMEQALGVKFTYVPFKGGGEVCVNLVGKHVDSTVNNPIECASHWKAGRVRPLAVFDAARIPIAEWKEIPTVKEALGVDIQYLMLRGIFGAPDMPKDAVEWYQGFLKKVYETPEFKDYLNQGALKPSWLTGPDYVKWLEAAEAQHKDLMVQGGLLKK; encoded by the coding sequence ATGACACGTCAATGGCGACCGTTCACCGGCCTGGTTCTCGCATCTGTCCTTATTGCTGGAGCGCCCTGCGTCGCCCAAGCAGCCTGGGAGCCCACCAAGCCCATCGAGTTCGTCGTCCCCGCCGGGACAGGCGGCGGCGCGGACCAGATGGCCCGCCTCATCGCCGGCCTTGCCGAGAAGCACAAGCTCTCGCCCAGGCCGCTCATTGTGGTGAACAAGTCGGGCGGCGCCGGCGCCGAAGGATTCCTGCACGTCAAGGGCAAGAAGGGCGATGCCCACACCATCATCATCACGCTCTCCAACCTCTTCACGACGCCGCTCCACACCGGCGTGCCGTTCAACTGGAAGGACTTGACGCCGATCACCCGCATGGCCCTTGACGAATTCATCCTCTGGGTCAACGCCGAGACGCCGTACAAGACCGCCAAGGAGTATCTGGGCGCGGTCAAGGAGCGTTCGGGCGGCGACAACCGCATGAAGATGGCCGGCACCGGCACGGCCCAGGAGGACCAGATCATCACCATCCAGATGGAGCAGGCGCTCGGGGTGAAGTTCACCTATGTGCCGTTCAAGGGCGGCGGCGAGGTGTGTGTCAACCTGGTCGGCAAGCACGTGGACTCCACGGTGAATAACCCCATCGAGTGCGCCAGCCACTGGAAGGCGGGACGGGTGCGTCCGCTGGCCGTGTTCGACGCCGCCCGCATTCCCATCGCCGAGTGGAAGGAGATCCCGACCGTCAAGGAGGCGCTCGGCGTGGACATTCAGTACCTGATGCTCCGTGGCATCTTCGGCGCCCCCGACATGCCCAAGGACGCCGTGGAGTGGTATCAGGGCTTCCTCAAGAAGGTCTACGAGACCCCCGAGTTCAAGGACTACCTCAACCAGGGCGCGCTCAAGCCCTCCTGGCTCACCGGTCCCGACTACGTGAAGTGGCTTGAGGCCGCCGAGGCGCAGCACAAGGACTTGATGGTCCAGGGCGGGCTGCTCAAGAAGTAG
- a CDS encoding tripartite tricarboxylate transporter TctB family protein: MRAADLTTAALLMAVGALVVRDALRLGVGWGTDGPKSGFFPFWLAVVLLACCLGIVVQALRRADRAPFVARGALGPVLKVLWPATAAVLLMQFVGLYVASALYMGFYMRWIGRNSWLAVVAVSVGFSVSTFLLFETWFLVPMPKGPLETWLGY, translated from the coding sequence ATGCGCGCGGCCGACCTCACGACCGCTGCCCTGCTGATGGCGGTAGGAGCCCTGGTGGTCCGCGACGCCCTCCGCCTCGGCGTCGGGTGGGGGACCGACGGACCCAAGAGCGGGTTCTTCCCCTTTTGGCTGGCCGTGGTCCTTCTCGCCTGCTGCCTCGGTATCGTCGTGCAGGCCCTGAGGCGCGCCGACAGGGCACCCTTCGTGGCGCGCGGGGCACTCGGCCCGGTGCTCAAGGTGTTGTGGCCGGCCACTGCCGCGGTGCTGCTGATGCAGTTCGTCGGCCTCTACGTCGCCTCGGCGCTCTACATGGGCTTCTACATGCGCTGGATCGGGCGGAACTCGTGGCTGGCCGTGGTGGCGGTGAGCGTGGGCTTCTCGGTCTCCACGTTCCTCTTGTTCGAGACATGGTTTCTGGTCCCCATGCCCAAGGGGCCGCTCGAGACCTGGCTCGGCTACTAG
- a CDS encoding tripartite tricarboxylate transporter permease, with the protein MGFENLLLGFQVALQPHNLLLAVIGVALGTIIGVLPGLGGANGVAILLPLTFSMPPTSAIILLTSIYWGALFGGAITSILFNIPGEPWSVATTFDGFPMARRGEGGPALTAAFTSSFVGALFSVILITLFAPILAEVALKFGPPEFFAIQLLTFSSFIGLGGGSPLKSLVSILIGFILASVGLDIVTGALRLTFGFTDLMKGFDFIVAVIGLFGIGEILLTMEEGLSFKGASAKMSPRVVWDTWHILPRYWRTFLRSCFIGFWMGFKPGGATPASFMSYAFAKRFSRHPERFGKGEIEGVVAPETAAHAAGGASLLPMITLGIPGSPTAAVMLGGLIIWGLQPGPMLFKEKPEFVWGLIASMYTGNVIGVIMVLAFVPAFAAILRVPFAILTPLIISICAVGAYSVNGRMLDIWYMLIFGVIGYAFKKLDYPLAPLVLALVLGDLAENALRQSLIISQGSLLIFFVRPISGAITAVALFFFALPVITPWWRRLRGVSVPDVSPRET; encoded by the coding sequence ATGGGTTTCGAGAACCTGCTGCTGGGCTTCCAGGTCGCGCTCCAGCCGCACAACCTCCTCTTGGCCGTCATCGGCGTCGCGCTCGGCACCATCATCGGCGTGCTGCCGGGGCTCGGCGGCGCCAACGGCGTCGCCATCCTGCTGCCGCTGACCTTCTCCATGCCGCCGACCTCGGCCATCATCCTCTTGACGAGCATCTACTGGGGGGCGCTCTTCGGCGGCGCCATCACGTCCATCCTCTTCAACATCCCGGGTGAGCCCTGGTCGGTGGCCACGACCTTCGACGGTTTCCCGATGGCCCGGCGGGGCGAGGGTGGGCCGGCGCTCACGGCCGCCTTCACTTCGTCCTTCGTCGGCGCGCTCTTCTCCGTGATCCTGATCACGCTCTTCGCGCCCATCCTGGCCGAGGTGGCCCTCAAGTTCGGCCCGCCCGAGTTCTTCGCCATCCAGCTCCTGACCTTCTCGTCGTTTATCGGCCTCGGCGGCGGCAGCCCGCTCAAGTCGCTCGTCTCGATCCTTATCGGCTTCATCCTGGCCTCGGTCGGGCTCGACATCGTCACGGGCGCGCTGCGACTGACCTTCGGCTTCACCGACCTCATGAAGGGGTTCGACTTCATCGTGGCGGTGATCGGCCTCTTCGGCATCGGCGAGATCCTGCTGACCATGGAGGAGGGCCTCTCGTTCAAGGGCGCCTCGGCGAAGATGAGCCCCCGCGTCGTCTGGGACACGTGGCACATCCTGCCGCGCTACTGGCGGACGTTCCTGCGAAGCTGCTTCATCGGCTTCTGGATGGGCTTTAAACCGGGCGGGGCGACGCCCGCCTCGTTCATGAGCTACGCCTTCGCGAAGCGCTTCTCGCGGCACCCGGAGCGCTTCGGCAAGGGCGAGATCGAAGGCGTCGTGGCGCCGGAGACGGCCGCGCACGCGGCCGGCGGCGCCTCGCTCCTGCCCATGATCACGCTCGGCATCCCGGGCTCGCCGACGGCGGCGGTCATGCTGGGCGGGCTCATCATCTGGGGGCTCCAGCCAGGGCCCATGCTCTTCAAGGAGAAGCCGGAGTTCGTGTGGGGTCTCATCGCCAGCATGTACACGGGCAACGTCATCGGCGTCATCATGGTGCTGGCCTTCGTGCCGGCCTTCGCCGCCATCCTGCGCGTGCCCTTCGCCATCCTCACGCCGCTGATCATCTCCATCTGCGCTGTCGGGGCCTACTCGGTCAATGGCCGCATGCTCGACATCTGGTATATGCTCATCTTCGGCGTGATCGGCTATGCCTTCAAGAAGCTCGACTACCCTCTGGCGCCGCTGGTGCTGGCCCTCGTCCTGGGCGACCTGGCTGAGAACGCCTTGCGCCAGAGCCTCATCATATCGCAGGGCTCGCTCCTGATCTTCTTCGTGCGGCCGATCTCGGGGGCCATCACCGCTGTCGCGCTGTTCTTCTTCGCGCTGCCCGTCATCACGCCGTGGTGGCGCCGTCTCCGGGGCGTGTCGGTGCCGGACGTATCGCCCCGGGAGACCTGA
- a CDS encoding TerC family protein: MTASVSDPSFWIGVSKIVLIDLALAGDNALVIALAVRTLPRRQQFVGRIWGTVGAVALRLLFITIISYLLSIPLLQVVGGLLLIWIAIKLVRQSEEAGDGSAKAGTTLLEAIWIIIVADVVMSLDNVIGVAGAAEGDLRLVIFGIGLSIPIVVWGSGVLATLMNRYPWIILIAGGILGEVAGKMILHDHFVVSRLGEVPGLVEWAVRLGLAGGIMLIGWITTRRRAAAAHGKVAGR, from the coding sequence GTGACCGCCTCCGTCTCCGACCCATCGTTCTGGATCGGCGTCTCCAAGATCGTCCTCATCGACCTGGCATTGGCCGGGGACAATGCGCTGGTCATCGCGCTCGCCGTGCGTACGCTGCCCAGGCGCCAGCAGTTCGTGGGCCGGATCTGGGGAACGGTGGGGGCGGTGGCGCTCCGGCTCCTCTTCATCACGATCATCAGCTACCTGCTCAGCATCCCGCTCCTCCAGGTGGTGGGCGGCCTCCTGCTGATCTGGATCGCCATCAAGCTGGTGCGACAGAGCGAGGAGGCGGGCGACGGGAGCGCGAAGGCCGGCACCACGCTGCTCGAGGCCATCTGGATCATCATCGTGGCCGATGTGGTCATGAGCCTCGACAACGTCATCGGGGTGGCAGGCGCTGCCGAGGGTGACCTCCGCCTCGTGATCTTCGGGATCGGGCTCTCGATCCCCATCGTCGTCTGGGGCAGCGGGGTGCTGGCCACCCTGATGAACCGCTACCCGTGGATCATCCTGATCGCCGGGGGCATCCTGGGCGAGGTGGCGGGCAAGATGATCCTCCACGACCACTTCGTCGTGAGCCGGCTCGGTGAGGTTCCCGGTCTTGTCGAATGGGCGGTGCGGCTCGGCCTCGCGGGGGGCATCATGCTCATCGGCTGGATCACCACCCGGCGGCGCGCTGCGGCGGCGCACGGCAAAGTCGCGGGAAGGTAG
- a CDS encoding FCD domain-containing protein, protein MDLEPVKSVRIYEDIVRQVRALIADGRLKSGDRLPPERDLAERFRVSRTSVREALRSLQSRGLIDIRAGEGAFVRDVSVEALIEPLALVILPYREAVAELFEARRLLEPAIAALAARRATRDELAEMERILAEQAREVARGRTGMAQDSALHAAIAAAAHNRAIVRIVNALVDLLAQSREESLHTPGRPRRSHQDHRRILGAIRRRDEAGARRAMLDHLTAVAKLVEGLPGGRRPDRRASKAKPRQRERPR, encoded by the coding sequence GTGGACCTCGAGCCCGTCAAGTCCGTCCGGATCTACGAGGACATCGTCCGCCAGGTCAGGGCCTTGATCGCCGACGGCCGTCTCAAGTCCGGCGACAGGCTGCCGCCGGAGCGGGACCTGGCCGAGCGCTTCCGTGTCAGCCGCACCTCGGTGCGCGAGGCGCTGCGGTCGCTGCAGAGCCGCGGCTTGATCGACATCAGGGCGGGGGAAGGCGCCTTCGTCCGTGACGTCTCGGTCGAGGCCCTCATCGAGCCCCTGGCGCTTGTCATCCTGCCTTACCGCGAGGCGGTGGCAGAGCTCTTCGAGGCGCGCCGCCTCCTCGAGCCCGCGATCGCGGCTCTAGCGGCGCGGCGCGCGACCCGGGACGAGCTCGCCGAGATGGAGCGCATCCTCGCCGAGCAGGCGCGCGAGGTCGCGCGCGGGCGTACAGGCATGGCCCAGGACTCGGCGCTCCACGCGGCCATTGCCGCCGCCGCCCACAACCGGGCGATCGTTCGCATCGTCAACGCGCTCGTGGATCTCCTCGCGCAGAGCCGGGAGGAGAGCCTGCACACTCCCGGCCGGCCGAGACGCTCCCACCAGGACCACAGGCGGATCCTCGGCGCTATCCGCCGCCGCGACGAGGCCGGGGCGCGGCGGGCGATGCTCGACCATCTGACGGCGGTGGCGAAGCTCGTCGAGGGCTTGCCGGGCGGGCGCCGACCCGACCGCCGGGCTTCCAAGGCGAAACCACGGCAGAGAGAGAGACCCCGCTAG
- the ppdK gene encoding pyruvate, phosphate dikinase translates to MARATSRRRARTKAPSPAARRPKYVYSFANGKADGSSALRHLLGGKGCELAEMTNLGVSVPPGFTITTEAWAAYSSGSRKHPAGLWEQVEGGMARLEAAVELRLGDPAKPLLVSVRSGARASMPGMMDTVLNLGLNDRTVIGLARWTKNERFAWDCYRRFITIFGDVVLGIERRAFDELLDRAKAVARAKSDADLQPEPLKALVAEFKSLVQARTGKPFPQDPPEQLKLAVNAVFDSWFAKKAVDYRRIHRLPDDWGTAVTVMAMVFGNLGESSGTGVCFTRDPSSGERRFFGEFLINAQGEDVVAGIRTPQPIAALKESMPAVYDELVTIKDRLERHYRDMQDIEFTVQEGRLFILQTRSGKRTAGAAVRIAVEMVRERLIDRDTALLRVEPASLNQLLVKTVDPKATYTAIARGLAATPAAAVGKVVFDPEKAVEMALREEHVILVRQETSPEDVAGMHAAQGVLTSRGGLTSHAAVVARGWGKSCVVGAGDVIVDEENRLFRAGRAVVREGQVVTLNGATGEVVMGALPLVDPKLSAEFRQLLAWARKASTTRVRANADTPNDAAKAREEFEAEGIGLVRTEHMFFKDDRIPIVREMIMAPDEQARRKAVDRLLPFQREDFIGIFTAMDGYPVTIRLLDPPLHEFLPKYKEVLEEYTRLDALGINPARRDGLGAVKARIEALQEANPMLGHRGCRLGITFPEIYEMQVRAIMEAACEVARRGVRVEPEIMIPLTGTVPEMKVTRDMTVRMADKTVAEMGAKVAYTVGTMIEVPRAALIADKLAEHADFFSFGTNDLTQMTFGYSRDDIGKFLPFYLEKKLLPDDPFAVLDQEGVGEMIEIGIRRGRKTKPKLKVGICGEHGGEPSSVEFCHRVGMDYVSCSPYMVPIAWLASAQARIKEKASKARRAAR, encoded by the coding sequence ATGGCGCGCGCCACGTCACGCCGGAGAGCACGGACAAAGGCCCCGAGCCCTGCCGCTCGCCGGCCCAAGTACGTGTACTCCTTCGCCAACGGCAAGGCGGACGGCTCGAGCGCCCTCCGCCACCTCTTGGGCGGAAAGGGGTGCGAGCTGGCGGAGATGACCAACCTGGGGGTGTCGGTGCCTCCCGGCTTCACGATCACGACGGAAGCCTGGGCCGCGTACAGCTCCGGGAGCCGCAAGCATCCGGCGGGGCTCTGGGAGCAGGTCGAGGGCGGGATGGCGCGCCTCGAGGCCGCGGTCGAGCTTCGGCTCGGGGACCCGGCCAAGCCGCTCCTCGTGTCGGTGCGCTCGGGCGCGCGCGCGTCGATGCCCGGCATGATGGATACCGTCCTGAACCTCGGGCTCAATGACCGGACGGTGATCGGCCTCGCGCGCTGGACCAAGAACGAGCGCTTCGCGTGGGACTGCTACCGGAGGTTCATCACCATCTTCGGCGACGTCGTGCTCGGCATCGAGCGCCGCGCCTTCGATGAGCTGCTCGACCGCGCGAAGGCCGTCGCGCGCGCGAAGAGCGACGCGGATCTCCAGCCCGAGCCCCTCAAGGCCCTCGTGGCCGAGTTCAAAAGCCTCGTCCAGGCGCGTACGGGCAAGCCCTTCCCTCAGGATCCGCCCGAGCAGCTCAAGCTTGCGGTCAACGCCGTCTTCGACTCGTGGTTCGCGAAGAAGGCCGTGGACTACCGGCGCATCCACCGGCTGCCGGACGACTGGGGCACCGCGGTCACGGTGATGGCCATGGTCTTCGGCAACCTCGGGGAGAGCTCCGGCACGGGCGTCTGCTTCACGCGCGACCCGTCGAGCGGGGAGCGCCGCTTCTTCGGCGAGTTCCTCATCAACGCCCAGGGCGAGGACGTCGTCGCGGGCATCCGCACCCCGCAGCCCATCGCCGCCCTCAAGGAGAGCATGCCGGCGGTCTACGACGAGCTCGTGACCATCAAGGACCGCCTCGAGCGCCACTACCGCGACATGCAGGACATCGAGTTCACCGTCCAGGAAGGGCGGCTCTTCATCCTCCAGACGCGTTCCGGCAAGCGCACCGCGGGCGCGGCCGTGCGCATCGCCGTCGAGATGGTGCGGGAGCGCCTGATCGACCGGGACACGGCCCTGCTGCGCGTCGAGCCGGCCTCGCTCAACCAGCTCCTGGTCAAGACGGTCGACCCGAAGGCCACGTACACGGCCATCGCTCGTGGACTGGCCGCCACGCCCGCGGCGGCGGTGGGCAAGGTCGTGTTCGACCCCGAGAAGGCTGTCGAGATGGCGCTCCGCGAGGAGCACGTCATCCTGGTCCGGCAGGAGACCTCGCCGGAGGACGTGGCGGGGATGCACGCGGCTCAGGGGGTCCTGACCTCCCGGGGCGGCCTGACTTCTCACGCGGCCGTCGTGGCCCGCGGCTGGGGCAAGAGCTGCGTGGTGGGCGCGGGCGATGTGATTGTGGACGAGGAGAACCGGCTCTTCCGTGCCGGCCGAGCGGTGGTGCGCGAAGGGCAGGTCGTCACGCTGAACGGCGCCACGGGCGAAGTGGTCATGGGAGCCCTGCCGCTCGTGGACCCGAAGCTCTCGGCGGAGTTCCGGCAGCTCCTGGCCTGGGCCCGGAAGGCGAGCACGACACGGGTGCGTGCCAACGCCGATACGCCGAACGATGCCGCCAAGGCGCGGGAGGAGTTCGAGGCGGAAGGCATCGGTCTCGTCCGCACCGAGCACATGTTCTTCAAGGACGACCGCATCCCGATCGTCCGCGAGATGATCATGGCCCCCGACGAGCAGGCCCGGCGCAAGGCCGTCGACAGACTCCTCCCATTCCAGCGTGAAGACTTCATCGGGATCTTCACGGCGATGGATGGCTACCCGGTGACGATCCGGCTGCTGGATCCGCCGCTCCACGAGTTCCTGCCCAAGTACAAGGAAGTGCTCGAGGAGTACACGCGGCTCGACGCGCTCGGCATCAACCCGGCGCGCCGCGACGGGCTGGGCGCGGTCAAGGCGCGGATCGAGGCCCTCCAGGAAGCCAACCCCATGCTCGGCCACCGCGGCTGCCGGCTCGGCATCACCTTTCCCGAGATCTACGAGATGCAGGTGCGGGCGATCATGGAGGCGGCGTGCGAGGTGGCGAGGCGGGGCGTGCGGGTGGAGCCCGAGATCATGATCCCCCTCACGGGCACCGTCCCCGAGATGAAGGTCACGCGCGACATGACCGTGCGCATGGCCGACAAGACCGTGGCCGAGATGGGCGCGAAGGTCGCCTACACCGTCGGCACGATGATCGAAGTGCCGCGCGCCGCCCTGATCGCCGACAAGCTCGCCGAGCACGCGGACTTCTTCTCGTTCGGCACCAACGACCTGACGCAGATGACATTCGGTTACAGCCGGGACGACATCGGCAAGTTCCTGCCTTTCTATCTCGAGAAGAAACTGCTCCCGGATGATCCCTTCGCGGTGCTCGACCAGGAAGGTGTCGGGGAGATGATCGAGATCGGGATCCGGCGAGGCCGCAAGACGAAGCCCAAGCTCAAGGTGGGCATTTGTGGCGAACACGGTGGCGAGCCGTCTTCGGTCGAGTTCTGTCATCGCGTGGGCATGGACTACGTCTCCTGCTCTCCGTACATGGTGCCGATCGCGTGGCTCGCGTCGGCCCAGGCGCGGATCAAGGAGAAGGCCTCGAAGGCCCGGAGGGCGGCGCGGTGA